In Pseudomonas asiatica, the following are encoded in one genomic region:
- the pqqA gene encoding pyrroloquinoline quinone precursor peptide PqqA, with amino-acid sequence MWTKPAFTDLRIGFEVTMYFANR; translated from the coding sequence ATGTGGACTAAACCCGCCTTTACCGACCTGCGCATCGGCTTCGAAGTGACGATGTACTTCGCCAATCGTTGA
- the exaC gene encoding acetaldehyde dehydrogenase ExaC translates to MIYAQPGTPGAIVSFKPRYGNFINGEFVPPLGGQYFTNSSPVNGQPIAEFPRSGAQDIEQALDAAHAAAEAWGKTSVQDRALVLLKIADRIEQNLEVLAVTESWDNGKAVRETLNADVPLAADHFRYFAGCIRAQEGGAAEINEGTVAYHIHEPLGVVGQIIPWNFPLLMAAWKLAPALAAGNCVVLKPAEQTPLSITIFAELIADLLPAGVLNIVQGFGREAGEALATSKRIAKIAFTGSTPVGSHIMKCAAENIIPSTVELGGKSPNIFFEDIMQAEPAFIEKAAEGLVLAFFNQGEVCTCPSRALIQESIYEPFMAEVMKKIAKITRGNPLDTATMVGAQASEQQYDKILSYLQIAREEGAQLLTGGAAERLDGDLASGYYIQPTLLKGNNKMRVFQEEIFGPVVGVTTFKDEAEALAIANDSEFGLGAGLWTRDINRAYRMGRGIKAGRVWTNCYHLYPAHAAFGGYKKSGVGRETHKMMLDHYQQTKNLLVSYDINPLGFF, encoded by the coding sequence ATGATCTACGCACAACCCGGAACCCCAGGCGCCATCGTGTCCTTCAAGCCACGCTACGGCAATTTCATCAACGGCGAATTCGTGCCGCCGCTGGGCGGCCAGTACTTCACCAACAGCTCGCCGGTCAATGGCCAGCCGATTGCCGAGTTCCCGCGCTCCGGCGCCCAGGACATCGAGCAGGCCCTGGACGCCGCGCATGCCGCTGCCGAGGCCTGGGGCAAGACCTCGGTGCAGGACCGCGCCCTGGTACTGCTGAAGATCGCCGACCGCATCGAACAGAATCTCGAAGTACTGGCCGTTACCGAGAGCTGGGACAACGGCAAGGCCGTGCGCGAAACCCTCAACGCCGACGTGCCGCTGGCGGCGGACCACTTCCGCTACTTCGCCGGCTGCATCCGTGCCCAGGAAGGCGGCGCCGCCGAAATCAACGAGGGCACCGTGGCCTACCACATCCACGAGCCATTGGGCGTGGTCGGGCAGATCATTCCATGGAACTTCCCGCTGCTGATGGCCGCCTGGAAACTCGCCCCGGCGCTGGCAGCCGGCAACTGCGTGGTGCTCAAACCGGCGGAGCAGACGCCGTTGTCGATCACCATTTTCGCCGAGCTGATCGCCGACCTGCTGCCAGCAGGCGTGCTGAACATCGTCCAGGGCTTTGGCCGCGAAGCCGGTGAGGCCCTGGCCACCAGCAAGCGCATCGCCAAGATCGCCTTCACCGGTTCCACCCCGGTGGGCTCGCACATCATGAAGTGCGCGGCCGAGAACATCATCCCGTCCACCGTCGAACTGGGCGGCAAGTCGCCGAACATCTTCTTCGAAGACATCATGCAGGCCGAGCCCGCGTTCATCGAAAAGGCAGCCGAAGGCCTGGTGCTGGCGTTCTTCAACCAGGGTGAAGTGTGCACCTGCCCGTCGCGGGCGCTGATCCAGGAATCGATCTACGAGCCGTTCATGGCCGAGGTGATGAAGAAGATCGCCAAGATCACCCGTGGCAACCCGCTAGACACCGCGACCATGGTCGGCGCCCAGGCCTCGGAGCAGCAATACGACAAGATTCTTTCCTACTTGCAGATTGCCCGGGAGGAGGGCGCGCAGCTGCTCACCGGTGGCGCTGCCGAGCGGCTCGACGGCGACCTGGCCAGCGGTTACTACATCCAGCCGACCCTGCTCAAGGGCAACAACAAGATGCGCGTGTTCCAGGAGGAGATCTTCGGCCCGGTGGTGGGCGTGACCACCTTCAAGGACGAAGCCGAAGCCCTGGCGATCGCCAACGACAGCGAGTTTGGCCTGGGCGCGGGGCTGTGGACCCGTGACATCAACCGTGCCTACCGCATGGGCCGCGGGATCAAGGCCGGGCGCGTGTGGACCAACTGCTACCACCTGTACCCGGCGCATGCCGCGTTCGGTGGCTACAAGAAGTCCGGGGTGGGCCGCGAGACGCACAAGATGATGCTCGATCACTACCAGCAGACCAAGAACCTGCTGGTGAGCTACGACATCAACCCGTTGGGCTTCTTCTAA
- a CDS encoding SulP family inorganic anion transporter yields MIAVREAWNAGLFKREHWMRNLVSGLIVGVVALPLAMAFAIASGVKPEQGIYTAIIGGLLVSLLGGSRLQIAGPTGAFIVILAGVTAKYGVEGLQLATMMAGAILLVLGITRLGAVIKFIPDPVIVGFTAGIGIIIWVGQWRDFFGLPVIEGGHFHEKLWHLLLALPDLHIATTLLATCSLALLILAPRLPVLKRLPGPLVAMVFATLVQSLFHFDGVATIGTAFGAIPQGLPSLTWPEVSLARVIELIGPAFAIAMLGAIESLLSAVVADGMAGTRHDSNQELIGQGVANLVVPLFGGFAATGAIARTATNIRNGATGPLAGIIHALTLVLIILFLAPLASNIPLCALAAILFVVAYNMSELKHFKRMLQRAPRADIAILLVTFTLTVFSDLVIAVNIGVILAMLQFMRRMASSVEVQQVVEEELANELHSNGQKSLPPGVLVYTIEGPLFFGAAETFERALSQTHTDPELLVICLKRVPFMDITGLQTLEEVIQQLHERQIVVKLCEANGKVLGKLEKAGILRLLGPGHYHQMLGTALLEAKAPAAHN; encoded by the coding sequence ATGATCGCGGTTCGCGAAGCCTGGAACGCCGGCCTGTTCAAGCGTGAACACTGGATGCGCAACCTTGTCTCCGGCCTCATCGTCGGGGTTGTTGCGCTGCCCCTCGCCATGGCCTTCGCCATCGCTTCCGGGGTCAAGCCGGAGCAAGGCATCTACACGGCGATCATAGGCGGGCTGCTGGTTTCCTTGCTGGGCGGCAGTCGATTGCAGATCGCCGGACCAACCGGGGCCTTCATCGTGATCCTCGCAGGGGTGACGGCGAAGTACGGAGTGGAAGGCCTTCAACTGGCCACGATGATGGCTGGCGCCATACTGCTGGTGCTTGGCATTACCCGCCTGGGTGCAGTCATCAAGTTCATTCCCGACCCGGTGATCGTAGGTTTCACCGCCGGCATCGGCATCATCATCTGGGTTGGGCAATGGCGTGACTTCTTCGGCCTGCCCGTAATCGAAGGTGGGCACTTCCACGAAAAACTGTGGCATCTGTTGCTAGCCCTGCCGGACCTCCACATTGCCACGACGCTGCTCGCGACATGCAGCCTTGCTTTGCTGATCCTGGCACCAAGGCTGCCCGTGCTGAAACGCCTGCCCGGGCCACTGGTAGCCATGGTGTTCGCGACGCTCGTCCAATCCCTGTTCCATTTTGACGGTGTGGCTACCATCGGCACCGCCTTCGGGGCGATCCCACAAGGTTTGCCGTCACTGACCTGGCCCGAAGTCTCCCTGGCGCGGGTGATCGAACTGATCGGGCCAGCATTTGCGATCGCCATGCTGGGGGCCATCGAATCATTGCTCTCGGCTGTCGTCGCCGACGGCATGGCAGGGACCAGGCACGACTCGAACCAGGAATTGATCGGCCAAGGGGTCGCCAACCTGGTAGTGCCGCTGTTCGGGGGCTTTGCCGCCACAGGTGCCATTGCCCGGACAGCGACCAACATCCGCAATGGTGCTACCGGGCCGTTGGCCGGCATCATCCATGCGCTGACACTGGTACTGATCATTCTGTTCCTGGCGCCACTGGCGTCGAACATTCCACTCTGCGCACTGGCAGCGATCCTGTTCGTCGTCGCCTACAACATGAGCGAGCTGAAGCATTTCAAGCGCATGCTGCAGCGCGCACCGCGAGCCGACATCGCCATCCTGCTCGTCACCTTCACCTTGACGGTGTTCAGCGACCTGGTGATCGCCGTGAATATCGGCGTCATCCTCGCCATGCTTCAGTTCATGCGCCGCATGGCATCGTCCGTCGAAGTCCAGCAGGTGGTCGAAGAGGAACTGGCCAATGAACTGCACAGCAACGGCCAGAAATCGCTGCCCCCCGGCGTGCTGGTGTACACCATCGAAGGCCCGCTGTTCTTTGGCGCCGCTGAAACCTTCGAGCGCGCCCTGTCACAAACGCATACCGACCCTGAACTGCTGGTAATTTGCCTGAAGCGGGTGCCCTTCATGGATATCACCGGGCTGCAGACCCTGGAGGAAGTGATCCAGCAACTGCATGAACGCCAGATCGTGGTGAAACTGTGCGAAGCCAACGGCAAGGTGCTTGGCAAGCTCGAAAAGGCCGGAATCTTGCGCCTGCTTGGCCCCGGGCACTATCACCAAATGCTCGGTACCGCCCTGCTGGAGGCAAAGGCACCAGCGGCACACAACTGA
- a CDS encoding PAS domain-containing hybrid sensor histidine kinase/response regulator translates to MARPSDEQQRALAGLLGLGDHSARKSHYPELAARLDELEAERNRYKWLFENAVHGIFQASLQDGMRAANPALARMLGYDNPQALLFPLTDLAANLFVGGAEELHAITATLARERSLHGYETRLRRKDGSHLDVLMNLLLKPGQEGLVEGFVADITERKLAQQRLQQLNDELEQRVAARTDELLEANRNLQQQIAERKQIARALRDARDAAETANRSKDKYLAAASHDLLQPLNAARLLISTLRERPLPEAEKVLVERTHQALEGAEDLLTDLLDISRLDQAAVKPDVALYRLDELFGPLVSEFRTVADAAGLKLRARIADYAISTDLRLMTRILRNFLSNACRYTDEGRILLGARRRGDHLRLEVWDTGRGIAADRLQAIFLEFNQLDVGRAADRKGVGLGLAIVERIAKILGYRVEVRSWPGRGSMFSIDVPIGEAMPLPIHQAAPQPGAGNPLPGRRLLVLDNEVSILESMGALLGQWGCEVVTATDQAGALLALQGRAPELILADFHLDHGVVGCEVVRHLREHFGAAIPAVIITADRSDQCRRSLNKLGAPLLNKPVKPGKLRAVLSQLLG, encoded by the coding sequence ATGGCGAGGCCCTCTGACGAGCAGCAACGGGCGCTGGCCGGGCTGCTGGGGCTGGGTGACCACTCGGCGCGCAAGAGCCATTACCCGGAGCTGGCTGCGCGCCTGGACGAACTGGAGGCCGAACGCAACCGCTACAAGTGGCTGTTCGAAAACGCCGTGCACGGGATTTTCCAGGCCAGCCTGCAAGACGGCATGCGTGCCGCCAACCCGGCGTTGGCACGCATGCTGGGTTACGACAACCCGCAAGCGTTGCTGTTTCCGCTGACGGACCTTGCCGCCAACCTGTTTGTTGGCGGGGCCGAAGAGTTGCACGCCATCACCGCGACCCTCGCCCGTGAACGCAGCCTGCACGGTTATGAAACCCGCTTGCGGCGCAAGGACGGCAGCCACCTCGATGTGTTGATGAACCTGTTGCTCAAGCCAGGTCAGGAAGGGCTGGTGGAAGGGTTTGTCGCCGACATCACCGAACGCAAGCTGGCCCAGCAGCGCCTGCAGCAACTGAATGACGAGCTCGAGCAACGGGTGGCTGCCCGTACCGATGAGCTGCTGGAGGCCAACCGCAACCTGCAACAGCAGATCGCCGAGCGCAAACAGATCGCCCGCGCCCTGCGCGATGCCCGCGACGCCGCGGAAACCGCCAACCGCAGCAAGGACAAGTACCTCGCTGCCGCCAGCCATGATCTGCTGCAACCGCTGAATGCCGCGCGGCTGCTGATCTCGACCTTGCGCGAAAGACCGCTGCCAGAAGCGGAAAAAGTGCTGGTGGAGCGTACCCATCAGGCGCTGGAGGGCGCTGAAGACCTGCTGACCGACCTGCTGGACATTTCCCGGCTCGACCAGGCGGCGGTCAAGCCGGACGTGGCGCTGTACCGCCTCGACGAGCTGTTCGGGCCACTGGTCTCGGAGTTCCGCACGGTGGCCGATGCGGCAGGCCTGAAGTTGCGTGCGCGCATTGCCGACTACGCCATCAGCACCGACCTGCGGCTGATGACGCGTATCCTGCGCAACTTTCTCAGCAACGCCTGCCGTTATACCGATGAGGGCAGGATTCTGCTGGGCGCCAGGCGCCGCGGCGATCACTTGCGCCTGGAGGTGTGGGATACCGGGCGGGGCATCGCGGCCGATCGGCTGCAGGCCATTTTCCTCGAGTTCAACCAACTTGACGTAGGCCGTGCCGCCGATCGCAAGGGTGTGGGGCTGGGGCTGGCGATCGTCGAGCGGATCGCCAAGATCCTCGGCTATCGCGTCGAGGTGCGTTCATGGCCGGGGCGTGGCTCGATGTTCAGTATCGACGTGCCGATCGGCGAAGCCATGCCGCTGCCTATCCACCAGGCCGCGCCGCAGCCTGGCGCCGGCAACCCGTTGCCGGGCCGCCGCCTGCTGGTACTGGACAACGAAGTGAGCATCCTCGAGAGCATGGGCGCGCTGCTCGGGCAGTGGGGCTGCGAAGTGGTTACCGCGACCGACCAGGCCGGGGCCTTGCTGGCCTTGCAGGGGCGGGCACCGGAATTGATCCTGGCGGATTTTCACCTGGACCACGGTGTCGTCGGCTGCGAGGTGGTCAGGCATTTGCGTGAACATTTCGGCGCCGCCATTCCCGCGGTGATCATCACTGCCGACCGCAGCGATCAGTGCCGACGCTCCTTGAACAAGCTCGGTGCGCCGTTGCTGAACAAGCCCGTCAAACCGGGGAAGTTGCGTGCGGTGTTGAGCCAGTTGCTGGGCTGA
- the ercA gene encoding alcohol dehydrogenase-like regulatory protein ErcA produces MSQSFSPLRKFVSPEIIFGAGCRHNVANYAKTFGARKVLVVSDPGVIAAGWVADVEASLQAQGIDYCLYSAVSPNPRVEEVMLGAEIYRQNHCDVIVAVGGGSPMDCGKAIGIVVAHGRSILEFEGVDMIRVPSPPLILIPTTAGTSADVSQFVIISNQQERMKFSIVSKAVVPDVSLIDPQTTLSMDPFLSACTGIDALVHAIEAFVSTGHGPLTDPHALEAMRLINGNLVEMIANPTDIALREKIMLGSMQAGLAFSNAILGAVHAMSHSLGGFLDLPHGLCNAVLVEHVVAFNYSSAPERFKVIAEVLGIDCRGLNHRQICARLVEHLIALKRAIGFHETLGLHGVRTADIPFLSQHAMDDPCILTNPRASSQRDVEVVYGEAL; encoded by the coding sequence ATGAGCCAGAGTTTCAGCCCGCTTCGCAAGTTCGTTTCGCCCGAGATCATCTTTGGTGCCGGCTGCCGGCATAATGTTGCCAATTACGCCAAGACCTTCGGTGCGCGCAAGGTGCTGGTGGTCAGCGACCCCGGTGTGATTGCCGCCGGTTGGGTGGCGGACGTGGAGGCCAGCCTGCAGGCCCAGGGCATCGACTACTGCCTGTACAGCGCCGTATCGCCCAACCCGCGTGTGGAAGAGGTGATGCTTGGCGCCGAGATCTACCGGCAGAACCACTGTGATGTGATCGTCGCGGTCGGCGGCGGCAGCCCGATGGATTGCGGCAAGGCCATCGGCATCGTGGTCGCCCACGGGCGCAGCATCCTCGAATTCGAAGGCGTGGACATGATCCGTGTGCCCAGCCCGCCGCTGATCCTGATCCCGACCACGGCCGGCACCTCGGCGGACGTGTCGCAGTTCGTGATCATTTCCAACCAGCAGGAGCGCATGAAGTTCTCCATCGTCAGCAAGGCGGTGGTGCCGGACGTGTCGCTGATCGACCCGCAAACCACCCTGAGCATGGACCCGTTCCTGTCGGCCTGCACCGGTATCGATGCGCTGGTGCATGCCATCGAAGCCTTCGTTTCCACCGGCCACGGCCCGCTGACCGACCCCCATGCGCTGGAAGCCATGCGCCTGATCAATGGCAACCTGGTGGAGATGATCGCCAACCCCACCGATATCGCCCTGCGCGAGAAGATCATGCTGGGCAGCATGCAGGCAGGGCTGGCGTTTTCCAATGCGATTCTGGGTGCGGTCCACGCCATGTCGCACAGCCTGGGCGGGTTCCTCGACCTGCCGCATGGCCTGTGCAATGCGGTGCTGGTGGAACACGTGGTGGCGTTCAACTACAGCTCGGCACCGGAGCGTTTCAAGGTGATTGCCGAAGTGCTGGGTATCGACTGCCGCGGCCTCAACCACCGGCAGATCTGCGCACGCCTGGTGGAGCACCTGATCGCGCTCAAGCGTGCCATCGGCTTCCATGAAACCCTGGGCCTGCACGGCGTGCGCACGGCCGATATCCCGTTCCTGTCGCAACATGCGATGGACGACCCGTGCATCCTCACCAACCCGCGTGCGTCGAGCCAGCGTGATGTCGAGGTGGTCTATGGCGAGGCCCTCTGA
- the pqqD gene encoding pyrroloquinoline quinone biosynthesis peptide chaperone PqqD, translated as MNLIDREQALALRKGFRLRWEPCRACHVLLYPEGTIELNASAGWVLELLDGRRSVAAVIDRLAQRFPGVPGLDEDILAFLEVARAKYWIE; from the coding sequence GTGAACCTGATCGATCGCGAACAAGCCCTGGCCTTGCGCAAGGGCTTCCGCCTGCGCTGGGAGCCCTGCCGGGCCTGCCATGTGCTGCTGTACCCGGAGGGCACCATCGAACTCAATGCCAGTGCCGGCTGGGTGCTCGAGTTGCTGGACGGCCGGCGCAGCGTGGCGGCGGTCATCGACCGCCTTGCACAGCGCTTCCCCGGGGTGCCGGGGCTGGACGAGGACATCCTGGCGTTCCTGGAGGTGGCCCGTGCCAAGTACTGGATCGAATGA